Proteins from a genomic interval of Caulobacter rhizosphaerae:
- a CDS encoding AEC family transporter, which produces MIDLLLDVPQRVVPFFLLVAGGVTLARLRLFDARMSAGLSTYVYWIGFPALLVHSLSRVGVPDHALTLGLLTYGACALLVVALMVAIGIALRWTREERAGGALSASLGNSAFLGLPIALAVLGPEAARVSAGVVAVDFVVVAAIGVGLLGWAGGRSTWRSLMQALRNPIVLAAITGSVMALAGLSLPGVLDRAVGAAAASGSPVALVALGIALGLTGLPAAGVPCEPTDEEPSPIPRWGPIIVAAVGKLMVMPTLAWFATGLVDAPLPFRLGATLLAATPTAVNVFIQTKAYSVFERGGARIVALTTAVSCVSLSAIAILLERYAGA; this is translated from the coding sequence GGCGTGACCCTGGCCCGGCTGCGGCTGTTCGACGCCCGGATGTCGGCGGGGCTGTCGACCTATGTCTACTGGATCGGCTTTCCCGCCCTGCTGGTGCACTCGCTGTCGCGGGTAGGCGTTCCCGACCACGCCCTGACCCTGGGCCTGCTGACCTACGGGGCCTGCGCCCTGCTGGTGGTGGCCCTGATGGTGGCGATTGGCATCGCCCTGCGCTGGACCCGCGAGGAGCGGGCCGGCGGGGCCCTGTCGGCCAGCCTGGGCAACAGCGCCTTCCTCGGCCTGCCCATCGCCCTGGCCGTGCTCGGTCCCGAGGCCGCGCGGGTTTCTGCCGGCGTCGTGGCGGTGGACTTCGTGGTCGTGGCGGCCATCGGCGTGGGCCTGCTGGGCTGGGCCGGCGGTCGCTCGACCTGGCGCTCGCTGATGCAGGCTCTGCGCAACCCCATCGTGCTGGCGGCGATCACCGGCTCGGTCATGGCCCTGGCCGGCCTGTCCCTGCCCGGCGTGCTGGACCGCGCCGTGGGCGCGGCGGCCGCCTCGGGCAGCCCCGTCGCCCTGGTCGCCCTGGGGATCGCCCTGGGCCTGACCGGCCTGCCGGCGGCCGGCGTGCCCTGCGAGCCGACCGACGAGGAGCCCTCGCCGATCCCGCGCTGGGGGCCGATCATCGTCGCCGCCGTCGGCAAGCTGATGGTCATGCCGACCCTGGCCTGGTTCGCGACCGGTCTGGTCGACGCCCCCCTGCCCTTCCGCCTGGGCGCGACCCTGCTGGCCGCCACCCCGACCGCGGTCAACGTCTTCATCCAGACCAAGGCCTACAGCGTGTTCGAGCGCGGCGGGGCGCGGATCGTGGCCCTGACCACCGCCGTCTCCTGCGTCAGCCTGTCGGCGATCGCGATCCTGCTGGAGCGCTACGCGGGGGCGTGA
- a CDS encoding 3-keto-disaccharide hydrolase produces the protein MRALHRQRCQLPWRAAPAGGAGGRMLKTLAFTLALAVAAPALATPAQAAPNPPLALADVPKAAGPAVALFNGRDLKDWDAWLGYADPALTYKRPPVAPIGAGPRSAEIFKAVVEDGRPAVYVNGKIWGSLVHKGDFRDYHLRLQYKWGKGRWAPREAQAPNNGLLYHSHGAPGAVWGTWSQAVEFEIMTGSIGMIVPVGEAISATATAVDDPALIAPKLRFSPAGRAVTTKGGTADWNIEAYSDAEKPAGEWNSLDLYVLGDRAVHVVNGVPVMEVRDLQADGAPLTHGAIQLQSEGAETFFRDIVLEPITSLPKIVAP, from the coding sequence ATGCGAGCCTTGCACCGACAACGCTGTCAGCTACCCTGGCGCGCAGCCCCGGCAGGGGGCGCGGGAGGACGCATGCTCAAGACCCTGGCCTTCACCCTGGCGCTCGCCGTCGCCGCCCCCGCTCTTGCCACACCCGCCCAGGCCGCCCCGAACCCGCCCTTGGCGCTCGCCGACGTCCCCAAGGCCGCCGGTCCGGCCGTCGCGCTGTTCAACGGCAGGGACCTGAAGGACTGGGACGCCTGGCTGGGCTATGCCGACCCGGCCCTGACCTACAAGCGCCCGCCCGTCGCGCCGATCGGCGCCGGTCCCCGGAGCGCCGAGATCTTCAAGGCGGTGGTCGAGGACGGCCGCCCCGCCGTCTATGTCAACGGCAAGATCTGGGGCAGCCTGGTCCACAAGGGCGACTTCCGCGACTACCACCTGCGGCTCCAGTACAAATGGGGCAAGGGCCGCTGGGCGCCGCGCGAGGCCCAGGCGCCCAATAACGGCCTGCTCTATCACTCGCACGGCGCGCCCGGGGCGGTCTGGGGGACCTGGAGCCAGGCGGTGGAGTTCGAGATCATGACCGGCTCGATCGGCATGATCGTGCCTGTGGGCGAGGCGATCAGCGCCACCGCCACCGCCGTCGACGACCCCGCCCTGATCGCTCCCAAGCTGCGGTTCTCGCCCGCCGGCCGCGCCGTCACGACCAAGGGCGGCACGGCCGACTGGAACATCGAGGCCTACAGCGACGCCGAGAAGCCGGCCGGCGAATGGAACAGCCTGGACCTCTACGTGCTGGGCGACCGGGCCGTCCACGTGGTCAACGGCGTGCCGGTGATGGAGGTCCGGGACCTCCAGGCCGACGGCGCCCCCCTCACCCACGGCGCGATCCAGCTGCAGTCGGAGGGGGCCGAGACCTTCTTCCGCGATATCGTCCTGGAGCCGATCACCAGCCTGCCGAAAATCGTCGCCCCGTAA
- a CDS encoding DUF202 domain-containing protein produces MSDDRTLMSVICTSLSLIGFGFTVYQTFQKLHDAGTIANPNAPRNFGIILVLLGIVMLVVGMIHHVLFMLELRRTRAGMKRQGLVHADSRFPVSITFMVSLGLLLLGFAAIANMVFKAAVFG; encoded by the coding sequence ATGAGCGACGACCGAACGTTGATGTCGGTGATTTGCACCTCGCTGTCGCTGATCGGGTTTGGCTTCACGGTCTATCAGACGTTCCAGAAGCTGCATGACGCCGGCACGATCGCCAACCCCAACGCGCCGCGTAATTTCGGCATCATCCTGGTGCTGCTGGGGATCGTCATGCTGGTCGTCGGCATGATCCACCACGTGCTGTTCATGCTGGAGCTGCGCCGTACCCGGGCCGGCATGAAGCGCCAGGGACTGGTTCACGCCGACAGCCGGTTCCCCGTCTCGATCACCTTCATGGTCTCGCTGGGCCTGCTGCTGCTGGGCTTCGCGGCGATCGCCAACATGGTCTTCAAGGCGGCGGTGTTCGGGTGA
- a CDS encoding site-specific integrase, translating to MAKQSYLTRRGAVYWFRRRVPGDLVPVLKKSFWFDSLGTKDPREAAKLARARAAQTDHEIEAASKRLRGIVAPALKHAEAQALAKQELARWLTEDAEARLSWGRKANENAEVVIEAFESEAREALANGDWRPKAQQAHDVLCRAGRWYPEDDPSIRMMAGALLAAEVEWIEALKQRQAGKVVEVVAPPVHLRAAAPSVVHGRTLGDLIDAYRKNRIARRDEESTSRKYDHIFKALEAAIGRDRVVATITKQDCRDVKDLLQRIPAHMGKKYPGLGITEAIAAGERDGAAKLAPNTVVTYLHNLSAVFQWALDEDDGWLVKNPAKGLAEKGRPSVQRRGFTPEELLKLFTPLVAERVKKPWRFWVPALAAYSGARANELCQLRVADIVDVDGRVCIDLSVFDEDGVRVTDKRLKTAASARLIPLHPEIIAAGFADFVAAARRTGRDRLFPDLKEGPDGGYSHDLSKWFARHLDNVGLTAPSLVFHSFRHGFKDACRLAGIDSETSDALGGWAARGQSAKYGKRGMVPVLYRELVKVKFGAFRLPHAAGSGR from the coding sequence GTGGCAAAGCAGTCCTATCTGACGCGGCGCGGAGCCGTTTATTGGTTCCGCCGACGGGTGCCGGGCGACCTCGTTCCCGTCCTGAAGAAATCCTTCTGGTTCGACTCGCTGGGCACGAAGGACCCGCGCGAGGCCGCCAAGTTGGCCCGCGCCCGTGCGGCGCAGACGGATCATGAGATCGAGGCGGCGTCGAAGCGTCTCCGGGGGATCGTCGCGCCCGCGCTGAAGCATGCTGAGGCCCAGGCCCTGGCAAAGCAGGAGCTGGCCCGGTGGTTGACCGAGGATGCGGAGGCGCGCCTGTCATGGGGACGGAAGGCTAACGAGAACGCCGAGGTCGTCATTGAGGCCTTCGAGAGCGAGGCGCGTGAGGCCCTGGCTAACGGGGATTGGCGGCCAAAGGCGCAGCAGGCCCACGACGTCCTGTGTCGGGCCGGTCGTTGGTACCCCGAGGACGACCCGAGCATCCGCATGATGGCGGGCGCGCTGCTTGCCGCCGAGGTCGAGTGGATCGAGGCGCTAAAGCAGCGGCAGGCAGGCAAGGTCGTGGAGGTGGTTGCGCCGCCGGTGCACCTGCGAGCTGCCGCCCCGTCCGTCGTACATGGCAGGACCCTGGGCGACTTGATCGACGCCTACCGCAAAAACCGCATAGCTCGGAGAGACGAAGAGTCCACCTCCCGGAAGTACGACCACATCTTTAAGGCGCTTGAAGCCGCCATCGGGCGGGACCGGGTGGTGGCAACGATCACGAAGCAGGACTGCCGGGACGTCAAAGACCTGCTCCAGCGTATCCCGGCGCATATGGGGAAGAAGTACCCAGGCCTGGGGATCACGGAGGCAATCGCGGCGGGCGAGCGGGATGGTGCTGCAAAGCTGGCCCCGAACACCGTCGTGACCTACCTGCACAACCTGTCCGCTGTGTTCCAGTGGGCTCTGGACGAGGACGATGGGTGGCTCGTCAAGAACCCGGCGAAGGGCTTGGCCGAGAAGGGGCGTCCCAGCGTGCAGCGCCGGGGTTTCACGCCTGAGGAATTGCTGAAGCTGTTCACGCCGCTGGTCGCCGAGAGGGTCAAGAAGCCCTGGCGGTTCTGGGTCCCTGCGTTGGCGGCCTACTCAGGGGCACGCGCGAACGAGCTGTGTCAGTTGCGCGTGGCCGACATCGTGGACGTAGACGGACGTGTGTGCATTGACCTGTCCGTGTTCGACGAGGACGGTGTCCGGGTCACAGACAAGCGTCTTAAGACCGCCGCCAGCGCGCGGCTGATCCCGCTGCACCCCGAGATTATCGCGGCAGGCTTCGCGGACTTCGTCGCGGCAGCACGTAGGACGGGGCGCGACCGACTGTTCCCCGACCTGAAGGAGGGGCCGGACGGGGGGTATTCACACGACCTGTCCAAGTGGTTCGCGCGCCACCTCGACAACGTCGGACTGACTGCGCCGTCGCTCGTGTTCCACAGCTTCCGGCATGGGTTCAAGGACGCCTGCCGTCTAGCCGGGATCGACAGCGAGACCTCAGACGCCCTAGGTGGATGGGCGGCGCGGGGGCAGTCGGCCAAGTACGGGAAGCGCGGCATGGTGCCGGTGCTTTACCGGGAGTTGGTCAAGGTGAAGTTTGGGGCATTCAGGCTTCCTCACGCGGCTGGATCGGGGAGATAG
- a CDS encoding SIMPL domain-containing protein yields the protein MTALTAARPSIPMAASFALAAALLATAAALPAKAQTADAAFRATTLNLSAFGESKVTPDLATITLGVQTDGPTAAQALSANAAQMTKVVAALKKAGIAERDIQTSTLNVNPQYVYVENKPPRLNGYQASNQVTIQVRDLSKLGQTVDATVNAGATNVGGISFGLQDPKAAEDAARLDAVKTLQAKADLYARATGYKIVRLVSLGEGGGYTPAPPMPMYAMAKREMADSSSPVSAGELKVRVDVSATYELVK from the coding sequence ATGACCGCCCTGACTGCCGCCCGCCCCTCGATTCCCATGGCGGCTTCCTTCGCCCTGGCGGCCGCCCTGCTGGCGACCGCGGCCGCCCTGCCCGCCAAGGCCCAGACGGCCGACGCGGCCTTCCGCGCCACGACGCTGAACCTCTCGGCCTTCGGCGAGAGCAAGGTCACGCCCGACCTGGCGACCATCACCCTGGGCGTCCAGACCGACGGCCCGACCGCCGCCCAGGCCCTGTCGGCCAACGCCGCCCAGATGACCAAGGTCGTCGCGGCCCTGAAGAAGGCCGGGATCGCCGAGCGCGACATCCAGACCTCGACGCTCAACGTCAATCCGCAATACGTCTATGTCGAGAACAAGCCGCCCCGGCTGAACGGCTACCAGGCCAGCAACCAGGTGACCATCCAGGTGCGCGACCTGAGCAAGCTGGGCCAGACCGTCGACGCCACGGTCAACGCCGGGGCCACCAATGTGGGCGGGATCAGCTTCGGCCTGCAGGACCCCAAGGCGGCCGAGGACGCGGCGCGGCTCGACGCCGTCAAGACGCTGCAGGCCAAGGCCGACCTCTATGCCCGCGCCACCGGCTACAAGATCGTCCGCCTGGTCAGCCTGGGCGAAGGCGGCGGCTACACGCCCGCCCCGCCGATGCCGATGTACGCCATGGCCAAGCGCGAGATGGCCGACAGCAGCAGCCCGGTCTCGGCCGGCGAACTGAAGGTGCGGGTCGACGTCTCGGCGACCTATGAGCTGGTGAAGTAG
- the panD gene encoding aspartate 1-decarboxylase, whose amino-acid sequence MLLTMMKAKLHRATVTQADLDYEGSIAIDTDLLEAANILPNEQVDVLNITTGARFTTYAIAAPRGSKVIGVNGAAARLVQKNDTVIVVTYCQMPAEEARNYAPTVVLLEDGNRIKKAA is encoded by the coding sequence ATGCTGCTGACGATGATGAAGGCCAAGCTTCACCGCGCCACCGTCACTCAGGCCGACCTCGACTACGAGGGCTCGATCGCCATCGACACCGACCTGCTCGAGGCCGCCAACATCCTGCCCAACGAGCAGGTCGACGTGCTGAACATCACCACCGGCGCCCGGTTCACCACCTACGCCATCGCCGCGCCGCGCGGCTCCAAGGTGATCGGCGTGAACGGCGCGGCCGCCCGGCTGGTGCAGAAGAACGACACCGTCATCGTCGTCACCTACTGCCAGATGCCGGCCGAGGAGGCGCGCAACTACGCCCCGACCGTCGTGCTGCTGGAAGACGGCAACCGCATCAAGAAGGCCGCCTGA
- a CDS encoding class I SAM-dependent methyltransferase → MLGQSPPTDPAGPLPQPLPGALDDFMGKMIGDMGAAMSAALVLLGDHLGLYRALADGGPATSTQLAARTGTTERYVREWLAGQAAAGYVTYDEDEHRFFLDPMQTLVFADEGGPVFLAGGFDVIAAMFRDEPKIADAFRSGDGVGWHEHNACLFRGTERFFRPGYNANLLSSWIPALDGVEAKLRQGAVVADVGCGHGASTLLMAQAFPNSRFFGFDYHAASVERARETAEAAGLGSRAVFQTAMAKTFPGDHYDLICIFDALHDMGDPVGAAAHIRACLNPDGTWMLVEPFANDDLTDNLNPVGRMFYAASTMLCTPASLSQEVGLGLGAQAGEARLRGVCQEAGFTRFRRVAQTPFNLVFEVRP, encoded by the coding sequence ATGCTTGGACAATCCCCACCCACCGACCCCGCAGGGCCGCTTCCGCAGCCCCTTCCGGGCGCGCTCGACGATTTCATGGGCAAGATGATCGGCGACATGGGGGCGGCGATGTCGGCCGCCCTGGTGCTCCTGGGCGACCATCTGGGGCTCTATCGCGCCCTGGCGGACGGCGGTCCGGCCACCTCGACGCAACTGGCGGCCCGCACCGGGACGACCGAGCGGTACGTGCGCGAATGGCTGGCCGGCCAGGCCGCCGCCGGCTACGTGACCTATGACGAGGACGAACACCGGTTCTTCCTGGATCCGATGCAGACCCTGGTGTTCGCCGACGAGGGCGGGCCGGTGTTCCTGGCCGGCGGCTTCGACGTGATCGCCGCCATGTTCCGCGACGAACCGAAGATCGCCGACGCCTTCAGGTCCGGCGACGGCGTTGGATGGCACGAGCACAACGCCTGCCTGTTCCGCGGGACCGAACGGTTCTTCCGGCCGGGCTACAACGCCAACCTGCTCTCCAGCTGGATACCGGCGCTGGACGGCGTCGAGGCCAAGCTGAGGCAGGGCGCGGTGGTCGCCGACGTGGGCTGCGGCCATGGCGCGTCGACCCTCCTGATGGCCCAGGCCTTCCCCAATTCCCGGTTCTTCGGCTTCGACTATCACGCCGCCTCCGTCGAGCGGGCCCGCGAGACCGCGGAAGCCGCGGGGCTGGGGAGCCGCGCCGTGTTCCAGACCGCCATGGCCAAGACCTTCCCCGGTGATCACTACGACCTGATCTGCATCTTCGACGCGCTGCACGACATGGGCGATCCGGTGGGCGCGGCGGCCCACATCCGCGCCTGCCTCAACCCCGACGGCACGTGGATGCTGGTCGAGCCGTTCGCCAACGACGACCTGACCGACAACCTCAATCCGGTCGGCCGGATGTTCTACGCCGCCTCGACCATGCTGTGCACGCCGGCCTCGCTGAGCCAGGAGGTGGGCCTGGGCCTGGGCGCCCAGGCGGGCGAGGCGCGCTTGCGTGGGGTCTGCCAGGAGGCCGGCTTCACCCGCTTCCGCCGCGTGGCCCAGACCCCGTTCAACCTGGTGTTCGAGGTCCGCCCCTGA
- a CDS encoding long-chain-acyl-CoA synthetase — protein MSLPARLKRELKFLKGLSRTLKRVKSIAPDSSNLICDDLEAAVDRWRDSQAIVFEGKSVTYGELDAIANRYAHWAKGQGLTRGQTVALFMPNRLEYLAIWYGLSKVGVATALINNQLTGPALAHCLNISQALHCIVDPETSPCFEQVKGGLERHVQQWVLGPAHGDQRDLANALKSCSQLRPDRVTARNGLVAKDTALYIFTSGTTGLPKAARITHMRAQLYMRGFAGSTDAKATDRIYVTLPLYHATGGLCAMGAALLNGGAVVLRKKFSASAFWDDVVAENCTMFVYIGELCRYLANHPETPNERAHKIRLIFGNGLRPDVWDVMLDRFKVGGVLEFYGATEGNVSLFNFDGRRGAIGRVPRYLRKKFNIRIVKFDVETETPVRGPNGCCIEAAPGEIGECIGHIASDARSNFTGYADKAATEKKILHDVFDKGDAWFRTGDLMRADGDGYLYFVDRIGDTFRWKGENVATSEVSERLSAVAGVKEVNVYGVPVGELDGKAGMASLVVGPEFEIAALAEYVDRELPAYARPIFVRLQPEIETTGTFKYRKIDLVQEGFDPARIKDPLYFRDPAKGYVKLTKAVHAKILAGGYRL, from the coding sequence ATGAGTTTGCCGGCCAGGTTGAAACGCGAGTTGAAGTTCCTGAAGGGGCTCTCGCGCACGCTCAAGCGCGTGAAGTCCATCGCGCCCGACAGCTCCAACCTGATCTGCGACGATCTGGAAGCCGCCGTCGACCGGTGGCGCGACAGCCAGGCCATCGTGTTCGAAGGCAAGTCGGTGACCTATGGCGAGCTGGACGCCATCGCCAACCGCTACGCCCACTGGGCCAAGGGGCAGGGGCTAACCCGCGGCCAGACCGTAGCGCTGTTCATGCCCAATCGCCTGGAATACCTGGCGATCTGGTACGGCCTGTCGAAGGTGGGCGTGGCCACCGCCCTGATCAACAACCAGCTGACCGGGCCGGCCCTGGCCCACTGCCTGAATATCTCCCAGGCCCTGCACTGCATCGTCGACCCCGAGACCTCGCCCTGCTTCGAGCAGGTGAAGGGCGGGCTGGAGCGCCACGTTCAGCAGTGGGTTCTGGGTCCGGCGCACGGCGATCAGCGGGATCTGGCCAATGCGCTCAAGAGCTGCAGCCAGCTGCGTCCGGATCGCGTGACGGCCCGCAACGGCCTGGTGGCCAAGGACACCGCGCTCTACATCTTCACCAGCGGCACCACCGGCCTGCCGAAGGCCGCGCGCATCACCCACATGCGGGCCCAGCTCTACATGCGCGGCTTCGCCGGCTCGACCGACGCCAAGGCGACGGACCGCATCTACGTGACCCTGCCGCTCTACCACGCCACCGGCGGTCTGTGCGCCATGGGCGCGGCCCTGCTGAACGGCGGGGCGGTGGTGCTGCGCAAGAAGTTCTCGGCCAGCGCCTTCTGGGACGACGTGGTCGCCGAGAACTGCACGATGTTCGTCTATATCGGCGAGCTGTGCCGCTATCTGGCCAACCATCCCGAAACGCCGAACGAGCGTGCCCACAAGATCCGGTTGATCTTCGGCAACGGCCTGCGCCCGGATGTGTGGGACGTGATGCTTGACCGCTTCAAGGTCGGCGGGGTGCTGGAGTTCTATGGCGCCACCGAGGGCAACGTCTCTCTGTTCAACTTCGACGGCCGGCGCGGGGCCATCGGCCGGGTGCCGCGCTATCTGCGCAAGAAGTTCAACATCCGGATCGTCAAGTTCGACGTCGAGACCGAGACCCCGGTTCGCGGCCCCAACGGCTGCTGCATCGAGGCCGCGCCCGGCGAGATCGGCGAGTGCATCGGCCATATCGCCAGCGACGCCCGCTCGAACTTCACCGGCTACGCCGACAAGGCGGCCACCGAGAAGAAGATCCTGCACGACGTGTTCGACAAGGGCGACGCCTGGTTCCGCACCGGCGACCTGATGCGCGCCGACGGCGACGGCTACCTCTATTTCGTCGACCGCATCGGCGACACGTTCCGCTGGAAGGGCGAGAACGTCGCCACCAGCGAGGTGTCCGAGCGCCTGTCGGCGGTGGCCGGGGTCAAGGAGGTCAATGTCTACGGCGTGCCCGTGGGCGAGCTGGACGGCAAGGCGGGCATGGCCTCGCTGGTGGTCGGCCCCGAATTCGAGATCGCCGCCCTGGCCGAATATGTCGATCGCGAGCTGCCGGCCTACGCCCGGCCGATCTTCGTGCGCCTGCAGCCCGAGATCGAGACGACCGGCACCTTCAAGTACCGCAAGATCGACCTGGTCCAGGAAGGTTTCGACCCGGCCCGGATCAAGGATCCGCTGTATTTCCGCGATCCGGCCAAGGGCTATGTGAAGCTGACCAAGGCCGTGCACGCCAAGATCCTGGCCGGCGGCTACCGGCTGTAG
- a CDS encoding retroviral-like aspartic protease family protein produces MDSPILRRRTLAGMLALVASPALSRSLPESRSLPDRPQTEKTTPLGYVRRMTVQVRINDHGPYAFLVDTGANASVISSELAALLGLPAGRPVNLHGIAGPEMVNTVTAASVAVGRRARKDLVLSVLPGRYIQAPGILGLDWLGAQGLVLDFSRDEMRLGSIAPRTDDQTVSVPVKATRSGLHLIEASVSGAATLAFLDTGSTTTVGNMALMQRAIHQKAVSTDWADIELQSLTGQSMTGRLAALKSVSLGKVNLRNLPVVFGPVHTFDYWGLSDRPAILIGIDVLNAFESVALDFTRGQVHFRLSSTAANGAAAMS; encoded by the coding sequence GTGGACAGTCCCATACTTCGCCGGCGGACCTTGGCCGGCATGCTCGCCCTGGTCGCCTCGCCGGCTTTGTCGCGTTCGCTTCCCGAGTCGCGTTCGCTTCCCGATCGTCCGCAAACGGAAAAGACGACACCCCTGGGCTATGTCCGTCGTATGACGGTGCAGGTCAGGATCAATGATCACGGACCCTATGCCTTCCTGGTCGACACCGGCGCCAACGCGTCGGTGATCTCCAGCGAGTTGGCGGCTCTGCTCGGCTTGCCCGCCGGCCGGCCCGTCAATCTGCATGGCATAGCCGGGCCCGAGATGGTCAACACCGTCACCGCCGCCTCGGTCGCGGTGGGACGGCGCGCCCGTAAGGATCTGGTGCTTTCGGTGCTACCGGGCCGCTACATCCAGGCGCCAGGCATCCTGGGGCTGGATTGGCTGGGCGCTCAGGGCCTGGTGCTCGACTTTTCCCGCGACGAGATGAGGCTGGGCTCGATCGCGCCGCGAACGGACGATCAGACGGTGTCGGTGCCGGTCAAGGCGACGCGCAGCGGCCTGCACCTGATCGAGGCCTCGGTGTCGGGCGCGGCGACCCTGGCCTTCCTCGATACGGGCTCCACCACCACGGTGGGCAACATGGCCCTGATGCAGCGGGCGATCCATCAGAAGGCGGTCAGCACCGACTGGGCCGACATCGAGCTGCAGAGTCTGACCGGCCAATCGATGACGGGCCGCCTGGCCGCCCTCAAGAGCGTCAGCCTGGGCAAGGTCAATCTGCGCAACCTGCCGGTTGTGTTCGGGCCGGTGCATACGTTCGACTATTGGGGGCTGTCCGACCGACCGGCGATCCTGATCGGAATCGACGTGCTCAACGCCTTCGAATCAGTGGCTCTGGATTTCACCCGCGGCCAGGTGCATTTCCGATTGTCGTCGACTGCGGCAAATGGAGCCGCGGCCATGTCTTGA
- a CDS encoding class II 3-deoxy-7-phosphoheptulonate synthase, whose protein sequence is MTSRWTPSSWRALPAKHVPTDYPDMGAVERVEQTLRQMPPLVFAGEARRLKSALGEVAEGRAFLLQGGDCAESFKEFHADNIRDTFRLILQMAVVLTFAGGKPVVKVGRIAGQFAKPRSEPIETIGDVTLPSYRGDNINGMEFTPEDRIPDPDRLLRAYGQSAATLNLLRAFASGGYADLYNIHRWTLGFVGDSPQGARYRELSEKISEALTFMAAVGVTPETQPDLRRVEFFTSHEALLLGFEEAMTRVDSTSGDWYDTSAHLLWIGERTRQLDGAHIEFMRGVKNPIGLKCGPTMEGDDLLRLIDVLNPNNEPGRLTLYGRFGSDKIADRLPRLMKATKAAGRSVVWATDPMHGNTLKASTGYKTRPFDRILSEVKTFVEVAHAEGVHPGGVHLEMTGQNVTECLGGARAVSEGDLADRYHTHCDPRLNGEQALELAFLVAEKLKSARDDQRRLATG, encoded by the coding sequence ATGACCAGCCGCTGGACCCCGTCGTCGTGGAGAGCCCTGCCCGCGAAACACGTCCCGACCGACTATCCGGACATGGGGGCGGTCGAACGGGTCGAGCAGACTCTTCGCCAGATGCCGCCGCTGGTTTTCGCGGGTGAAGCGCGCCGCCTGAAGTCGGCCCTGGGCGAGGTGGCGGAGGGCCGGGCCTTCCTGCTGCAAGGGGGCGACTGCGCCGAGAGCTTCAAGGAATTCCACGCGGACAACATCCGCGACACCTTCCGTCTGATCCTGCAGATGGCGGTGGTGTTGACCTTCGCCGGCGGCAAGCCGGTGGTGAAGGTGGGCCGCATCGCCGGCCAGTTCGCCAAGCCGCGCTCGGAGCCGATCGAGACGATCGGCGACGTGACCTTGCCGTCCTACCGGGGCGACAACATCAACGGCATGGAGTTCACGCCCGAGGATCGCATCCCCGATCCGGACCGGCTGCTGCGCGCCTATGGCCAGTCGGCCGCGACCCTGAACCTGCTGCGCGCCTTCGCCAGCGGCGGCTATGCCGACCTCTACAACATCCATCGCTGGACGCTGGGCTTCGTCGGCGACAGCCCGCAGGGCGCGCGCTATCGCGAACTGTCGGAGAAGATCAGCGAGGCCCTGACCTTCATGGCGGCGGTCGGCGTCACGCCCGAAACCCAGCCCGACCTGCGCCGGGTCGAGTTCTTCACCAGCCACGAGGCCCTGCTGCTGGGCTTCGAGGAAGCCATGACCCGCGTCGACAGCACCTCGGGCGATTGGTACGACACCAGCGCCCACCTGCTATGGATCGGCGAGCGCACCCGTCAGCTGGACGGCGCCCACATCGAGTTCATGCGCGGCGTCAAGAACCCGATCGGCCTGAAGTGCGGCCCGACCATGGAAGGCGACGACCTGCTGCGCCTGATCGACGTCTTGAACCCGAACAACGAGCCCGGCCGCCTGACTCTGTACGGCCGCTTCGGCTCGGACAAGATCGCCGACCGTCTGCCGCGCCTGATGAAGGCGACCAAGGCGGCCGGCCGCTCGGTGGTCTGGGCCACCGACCCGATGCACGGCAATACGCTGAAGGCCTCGACCGGCTACAAGACCCGGCCGTTCGACCGCATCCTCTCGGAGGTGAAGACCTTCGTCGAGGTGGCCCACGCCGAAGGCGTCCACCCCGGCGGCGTCCACCTGGAGATGACCGGCCAGAACGTCACCGAGTGCCTGGGCGGCGCGCGGGCGGTGTCGGAAGGTGATCTGGCCGATCGCTACCACACCCATTGCGACCCGCGCCTGAACGGCGAACAGGCCTTGGAGCTGGCGTTCCTGGTGGCCGAAAAGCTGAAGTCGGCGCGCGACGACCAGCGTCGCCTTGCGACCGGATAA